GACGTCCTCGGTGACGTGGTCGGCGAACCGCCGCACGTCGCCGGCGGCCTGAAAGAGCCAGTCGACGCCCTCCTTGGTGACGCGGTATCGGGAGCGGCCCTCCTTCTCGACGAGGCCGTCGTCGACGAGCTCCCGGATGTATTCGCTGACGGCCTGGCTCGTGACGCCGACTTCCTCGGCGATCTCTCCCTGGCTGACGGCGGGCTGGCGCTCGGCGATCTGGACGAGGATCCGAAACCGCGTCGCGGCCCGCTTGTTGTCGAGGACGTCGACCATACGGGCAGTTTCCGCCAGCACGGCAAAAAAGGTACGCAGTCACCGAGGCAACAAACTCATGCCGGACGCGTTCCTCGGACAGGACGATAATGTCGCCCTCCGTGCCGTCGGTCGACGTTCCCGGAGTGCTGGCGAGCGGTCCGACGTTCGCGTCGACGCTGCAGGGTGTCGTGCCGATCGACGCGCTGGCCTGGATCGCGATCGCCGCCTTCGGCCTCGCCCTGCTCGGTCGCCGGTTCGACGTCGCCGTCCCCGCCCGCCCGCTTGCGGGCGTCGCCTGGCTCCTCTTTGGCACCTACTGGCTGACGATGGTGCCGTACTACTACGTCGACGCCCAGAGCCCCCTCCAGACCGTCCTGGCGCTTGCTGCCCTGCCGCTGTGTGTTTACACCGGCTACCTGCTGTGGAGCGGCCGGGAGTCGCTGTTCGTGCTGACAAAGGCCGTCGCCCTGATGGGCCTGATCTACCTGCCCGCGGAGACGATCCCGATCGTCCGCCAGTGGCTGATCGAGACCACCGCGGTCCAGACCCACTACGGGATGGAGCTGCTGGGTCACAGCCCGGGGATCAACGAGGGCGTGAACGGGTACGAGAGCCGCTTCAACTTCGACTCCGAGGAGACGGCGACGGGTCGAACCACCTACATCGTCCTCGCCTGCACCGGGCTCGGGAGCATGGCTATCTTCGGCGGGCTGATCGCCGCGGTGGCGGCTCCCCTCCGACGAAAGCTGACGGCCTTCGCGCTCGCGATCGGCGTCATCTGGCTGCTGAATCTCGCCCGGAACGTCTTCATCGGCCTGGCGACCCCCCACGGCTGGTTCCAGCAGGACGTCGTCGTCTCCCTGATGACGACCTACATGGGTGCCGAGGAGACCCGGGTCTCCTATCTGGTCGCGCACAACTACATCTCTCAGCTGCTGGCCGTCGTCGCCCTGATCGGCGTCACCTACCTCGTCGTCAAGATCCTTCCCGAGATCCTCGACCCCCTTGAGGAAGTGCTGTTCGTGCTGACCGGGACCGAATACGACCTCGAGACGGCCCTCGATGCGGACGCCCGGACCGACGGCGGTTCCCGGGAGCCATGACCGACGCCGTCGATGTCCCCTTCGAACTCGACGACCGGGCGGTCTATTTCCCGCGCGCCGAGACGCTCGTCCTTGCCGACGTCCATCTCGGACGAGCGGCGTCCTCGCCGGTCGAGGCGCCACTTGGCGAGGCAACCGACGTCGCCGAACGGCTCGAGGCGCTGCTGGCCGCGCGGAACCCCGAGACGGTCGTGATCGCCGGCGATCTGTTACACTCGTTCTCCAGGATCCCCCGGGGCGTCGAGCGTTCGCTCGCCGAACTCGTCGACCGCGTCGAGGACGCCGGCGCGTCGCTCGCCGTCACGCCGGGCAACCACGACGCGATGCTCGCGTCGGCGTTCGACGGCGAGACAGCGTCGAGTTACCGGCTAGCGGACGAGGAGACGGTCGTCTGTCACGGCCACGAACGGCCGTCGGGGGCGACGACTGGGACGAGCCGGTACGTCCTCGGTCACGAGCATCCGGCGATCGAGATCGACGGCCGGAAGCGACCGTGCTTTCTGTACGCACCTCCGACGGCCGACCGGGCGGGGGTCCTGGTCCTCCCGGCGTTTACCCGCCTCGCGGATGGGCGGACGATCAATCGGCTCCGGTCGACGGATCTCCACTCGCCGCTGATCGAGAACCTCGAGGACTGCTATCCCGCCGTTTACGACGACTCGAGCGGCGAGGCGCTGTGGTTTCCGCCGCTCGGCGAGTCCCGTCGCTTCCTCGACTGACACATAAAATT
This genomic window from Natronococcus occultus SP4 contains:
- the artA gene encoding archaeosortase A, yielding MSPSVPSVDVPGVLASGPTFASTLQGVVPIDALAWIAIAAFGLALLGRRFDVAVPARPLAGVAWLLFGTYWLTMVPYYYVDAQSPLQTVLALAALPLCVYTGYLLWSGRESLFVLTKAVALMGLIYLPAETIPIVRQWLIETTAVQTHYGMELLGHSPGINEGVNGYESRFNFDSEETATGRTTYIVLACTGLGSMAIFGGLIAAVAAPLRRKLTAFALAIGVIWLLNLARNVFIGLATPHGWFQQDVVVSLMTTYMGAEETRVSYLVAHNYISQLLAVVALIGVTYLVVKILPEILDPLEEVLFVLTGTEYDLETALDADARTDGGSREP
- a CDS encoding metallophosphoesterase, translated to MTDAVDVPFELDDRAVYFPRAETLVLADVHLGRAASSPVEAPLGEATDVAERLEALLAARNPETVVIAGDLLHSFSRIPRGVERSLAELVDRVEDAGASLAVTPGNHDAMLASAFDGETASSYRLADEETVVCHGHERPSGATTGTSRYVLGHEHPAIEIDGRKRPCFLYAPPTADRAGVLVLPAFTRLADGRTINRLRSTDLHSPLIENLEDCYPAVYDDSSGEALWFPPLGESRRFLD